A region from the Bactrocera dorsalis isolate Fly_Bdor chromosome 1, ASM2337382v1, whole genome shotgun sequence genome encodes:
- the Taiman gene encoding nuclear receptor coactivator 2 isoform X11 — MSIVAAENAGLGPCDLPDSWAPNTNNSNNNITSIVANSRDISSLSAVTENSSNTAVPLNIDNNISSNIVFFKNQSSPTTTAIQPTTSFGFSPTSTARATTSTTSSLIYKVPLSSPAAATAAVTVSPASIGSVVTSLGVGLVPSIPTCVSVTGTSTGGTGAFAGVLLSSPISAGGSSNSISAQKTITNYQVNNVNNNANNTGNTSVRSLTLPLQQQQLQLQQQNGLLLHNKQSNQNNNNSSLVNNNHHKNSNNFNLILRQKAAATVSLAAALQNSITMNAVASPISNNPATPTRKIRRKTDPKANLPQSQINKCNNEKRRRELENNYIEQLSEFLQLNKRGDTASTKPDKAAILNQVVKTYREFCDKGQSRDISSSTSTTASSALNSTTPNNNNSSSTSKSNDNRNNTASTRCLRCATDNCSIHPVQQGDVSSTEPPLPEPSLLNGQVPEISAYFEALEHYLSSVDWVLLQVTADGIIESCTQNIRELIGYDKQELFRKPLYQYLHSDDHAKLNPIINNMPYGVSGNATGDIGCGSGSQSGWNDLEDANSGTNSQHSTASLGPGSAKAKRNIAAKVRMLVKDLRSATQTSMTHQNDALDQKTVGQHINPEKYEEVMLLATPMKDDGDTTSSILCLITRPEDEPAIQQIQPQAIEHLTFKLDVHGKILNLDVTALRQPYRQHLSSWLGRLLQDLCHPQDLNALKSHLREVQESAASVHLMNSPSSHSPGGTPATLIHPPIANVMSRPFRLRLGAPDVYVHVKANSRLFLNQSQTEGDYIMSLQTLLNTDNDIGGGGISGLNIGGIGNSSMMPSSSLSTMSPSPSLVSPLSLPLDSLVNNNSSCSSSSASALASVSSGVHMLGGLVGGGGMPPLTTQTTNVGGPLMTSAVINGTGSGTQRNNPAVATSASTSNNSNLVNSFTASPAGPEATIFYSSDPFDFDLAHSSFEMDATGWTDSRPNSRASVTTPVSTPRPPSAGHGFSPAVCASPSTPYQLSSHSAASLPSPQSNTSQPSSAGPGVSGGPFGFGFPAFETSDKNNDKDHMNASINSSSSISGNNSGPQGGSSGALSGPANLPNGGPPLLTTVANMTQLSAQPNPPQPESERLRHLLTNKSHSMTSGMNPADGDKDHLSLRHKLLNEKSEDDDGKGPSLGRQSELMRQLQKDDGHYSHSHGHSHGQHHSKDMSQEDLLKSLKYQGDPTTRKRSLNEPDDGILAKRESDRPSKLRESNKMLASLLENPPKNPIVTVPPQVKTIPDIAPSASRVNSTLGVMSVSAPNSLGGMPPKSGIMTTTSSISAGGSSVGAGGRSNSMRKQFSDAYLTLQQQQHQQQLHLQQQQQQQQCLGNIQRSSHQQPTQLSQPQINFASSDAFGTSSHNTTATSGTANVTASIVTSQANSQLAAPSGADGDSELSKILDSVMDYVSDDGPFVSAPTPTALAGLTQQEINERMAINAIQNSLMVETSQLQQQQHHQQQPQPPAYPGNIMGSGTGGNLTQQQQQLQLQHHLQMLQRQQAAIGGNQQSTQVQQMLEVLRVNANQSFQRPPPMYSASRNRGPMNTVTTPGGSVLPAHQQYRIRQQQQQQQQQKERLLQQQQKQQLLVPESATARTDQLCLNPNINNIGSLLNNTVAPNVALSRTNLPPDSQLSPNFAQNLLQQQQLSPGQRNAPFSPQTNAGYAPQYSQSGQRLSPHHQQHISQQQQQVNAQQQQQMAFQAAQAANANVTPQLSPRQPPFGGGAGGVQSPTGMPSSQQWNASGNVSTPSVQLSGNVTTQRGHSLQQHNPMLSAQLQQGVSPYTTRPYQNQRRSLNSPNGGGVSGNAVTSNIGTNVGLQRQNSFQGGESGGFSGGTSNSPSPQSPYGGPSSNVFQQQQMQRMQRQSSVPQTTQHLPGNAANSSDFVKQELRAIVSGRAQQQAAAAGGAGASSGGNGVPGGGGGNVGPGGLRITSTPQSPLSSAQQGPMSGGNSGGLNSTNSLSMQQHQSGSIGTGVSQNALLNTPDPSMNFSFDAQDFFGNNATR; from the exons GCTTGGCCCATGTGATTTACCAGATTCGTGGGCACCAAACacaaataatagcaacaacaatattactAGTATCGTTGCAAATAGTAGAGACATCTCATCGTTATCAGCAGTCACAGAAAATTCATCAAACACGGCTGTCCCTCTTAATATTGACAACAATATTAGCTCGAATATTGTGTTCTTCAAGAACCAAAGCAGTCCAACTACAACTGCCATTCAACCGACCACTTCTTTCGGCTTTTCACCAACATCAACGGCAAGAGCAACAACATCAACCACTTCCAGTCTTATATACAAGGTGCCTCTCTCATCGCCAGCCGCTGCTACAGCCGCTGTTACTGTTTCACCAGCCAGCATTGGTAGTGTAGTAACGTCTTTAGGTGTGGGTCTGGTACCCTCAATACCGACGTGTGTGTCCGTTACTGGAACGAGTACCGGTGGAACTGGAGCTTTTGCTGGTGTACTGTTATCAAGCCCAATATCAGCTGGTGGTAGTAGCAATAGTATTTCGGCtcaaaaaacaattacaaattaTCAAGTAAACAACGTCAATAATAACGCAAATAACACTGGCAATACCAGCGTTAGAAGTCTAACACTTCCattgcagcaacagcaactacaattgcaacaacaaaacggcTTATTGCTACATAACAAACAGAGcaaccaaaacaacaataacagctcTTTAGTGAATAATAACCAccataaaaatagcaacaattttaatttaatactacGACAGAAGGCTGCAGCAACTGTAAGTTTAGCCGCCGCACTTCAAAATTCAATCACCATGAATGCGGTAGCTTCGCCAATCTCAAACAACCCAGCGACGCCGACtcgaaaaattagaagaaaaacTGATCCGAAAGCCAATTTG CCACAATCACAGATTAATAAATGTAATAACGAGAAAAGGCGTCGCGAATTGGAAAACAATTATATCGAGCAATTGTCCGAGTTTTTACAACTCAACAAACGCGGTGATACAGCCTCAACGAAACCAGACAAGGCAGCAATACTGAACCAAGTAGTGAAAACG TATCGTGAGTTTTGTGACAAGGGCCAAAGCCGTGATATTTCTTCCTCAACGTCGACTACCGCTTCTTCAGCTCTCAATTCGACGACAcctaataacaacaatagcagctcAACTTCTAAAAGCAACGATAATCGAAATAATACAGCATCTACACGTTGTTTACGATGTGCAACTGACAATTGCTCTATCCATCCAGTACAACAAGGTGACGTTTCATCGACCGAACCCCCATTGCCGGAGCCATCACTGCTTAACGGTCAGGTGCCCGAAATATCTGCCTATTTTGAGGCGTTGGAACATTACCTCTCTTCAGTCGATTGGGTGCTTTTACAAGTCACTGCAGACGGGATAATCGAGTCGTGTACGCAGAATATACGAGAGCTAATCGGCTATGACAAACAGGAACTGTTTCGTAAACCACTATATCAGTACCTACACTCCGACGATCATGCGAAATTAAAtccaattataaataatatgccGTATGGAGTTAGCGGAAATGCAACTGGTGACATTGGTTGTGGTAGCGGTAGCCAAAGTGGCTGGAATGATTTGGAAGATGCGAATAGTGGTACAAATTCGCAACATTCAACAGCTTCGTTAGGTCCAGGAAGTGCTAAAGCTAAAAGAAATATAGCAGCTAAAGTCCGAATGCTAGTGAAAGATTTGCGTTCGGCTACTCAAACATCTATGACGCACCAAAACGATGCTTTGGATCAGAAAACTGTCGGACAACATATAAACCCCGAAAAATATGAGGAAGTTATGCTGCTAGCAACACCGATGAAAG aCGATGGTGATACAACGTCCTCCATATTGTGTTTGATTACGCGTCCCGAAGATGAACCGGCCATACAACAGATACAACCGCAGGCCATAGAGCATTTAACCTTTAAACTTGACGTACACGGCAAGATACTCAATTTGGATGTAACCGCACTTCGTCAACCCTATCGTCAACATTTAAGTAGTTGGTTGGGACGCCTTTTGCAGGATCTTTGTCATCCGCAAGACTTAAATGCTCTGAAATCACACTTACGCGAGGTTCAAGAGTCAGCTGCTTCAGTCCATTTGATGAACTCTCCATCATCACACTCACCTGGTGGAACGCCTGCAACACTCATTCATCCTCCCATTGCGAATGTGATGTCACGTCCATTTAGATTGCGTCTGGGCGCACCCGATGTTTATGTCCATGTTAAGGCGAATTCACGACTTTTTTTAAATCAGTCGCAAACTGAGGGAGATTATATTATGTCTCTGCAAACATTACTTAACACGGATAACGATATAGGCGGAGGAGGTATAAGTGGATTGAACATCGGAGGTATCGGGAACAGTAGTATGATGCCATCTAGCAGTTTGTCAACAATGTCGCCTAGTCCATCGTTAGTTTCGCCCCTTTCTCTGCCCTTGGACTCACTTGTTAATAACAATTCGTCATGCTCCTCTTCGTCGGCGTCAGCTTTAGCAAGTGTAAGTAGCGGTGTACATATGTTAGGAGGACTAGTTGGAGGTGGTGGTATGCCACCACTCACCACGCAAACTACTAATGTGGGTGGACCACTGATGACTTCAGCTGTTATCAATGGTACAGGGAGTGGTACACAACGTAACAATCCTGCTGTGGCAACATCGGCATCGACTTCGAATAATTCCAATCTGGTGAATTCGTTTACCGCATCGCCTGCTGGACCCGAAGCAACGATTTTCTATAGTTCCGACCCTTTTGATTTTGACTTGGCACATTCCAGTTTTGAAATGGACGCCACTGGTTGGACGGATTCGCGTCCAAACTCTCGCGCTTCTGTTACTACCCCAGTAAGCACTCCGCGTCCACCGTCAGCGGGACATGGTTTCAGTCCGGCAGTATGTGCTTCACCATCTACACCATATCAATTGTCGTCACACTCAGCTGCGAGCTTGCCTTCGCCTCAGTCAAATACAAGTCAGCCGTCATCTGCTGGTCCCGGGGTTAGTGGAGGGCcatttggttttggttttcCGGCGTTTGAAACAAGTgataaaaataatgataaagaCCACATGAACGCTAGCATAAACAGCAGTAGCAGCATAAGTGGCAATAATTCTGGACCTCAAGGTGGTTCCAGTGGTGCGTTGAGCGGCCCTGCAAATTTACCAAATGGTGGTCCGCCATTACTTACCACTGTTGCTAACATGACTCAACTATCTGCACAGCCGAATCCACCCCAACCGGAATCAGAGCGTTTACGGCACTTATTAACAAATAAATCGCATTCAATGACCTCAGGAATGAACCCGGCCGATGGTGATAAAGATCATCTTAGCCTGCGCCATAAG CTGCTTAACGAAAAATCGGAGGATGATGATGGAAAAGGACCTTCGCTTGGTCGACAAAGTGAATTGATGCGTCAACTACAAAAGGACGATGGTCATTATAGTCATTCACACGGTCATAGCCACGGGCAACATCACTCCAAGGACATGTCGCAAGAGGATTTACTAAAAAGTTTAAAGTACCAGGGTGATCCTACAACTCGCAAGCGTTCGCTCAATGAACCGGATGATGGCATATTAGCAAAACGTGAAAGTGACCGCCCATCCAAGTTACGTGAGAGCAATAAAATGCTTGCCTCGCTGTTAGAAAATCCGCCAAAGAATCCTATAGTCACTGTACCACCTCAAGTCAAAACTATACCTGACATTGCACCTTCAGCAAGCCGCGTCAACTCGACACTCGGTGTTATGAGTGTTTCAGCGCCGAATAGTCTAGGTGGCATGCCACCAAAAAGCGGCATAATGACGACGACCTCATCAATTAGTGCAGGAGGCAGTTCTGTCGGAGCCGGTGGACGGAGCAATAGTATGCGCAAACAATTTTCCGATGCCTACCTCACgctgcaacagcagcaacatcagcaacaactccacctacaacaacaacaacaacaacaacaatgtttaGGTAACATTCAACGTTCTTCACATCAGCAGCCAACACAACTATCTCAACCGCAAATAAACTTTGCTTCATCGGACGCCTTCGGAACATCTTCACATAACACCACAGCTACCTCAGGGACAGCCAACGTCACAGCGTCAATTGTGACGTCACAAGCAAACTCCCAATTAGCCGCTCCTAGCGGCGCTGATGGCGATTCAGAATTATCTAAGATTTTGGATAGCGTTATGGACTATGTTTCAGACGATGGGCCATTTGTATCAGCACCTACTCCCACTGCCTTGGCTGGATTAACGCAGCAAGAGATTAATGAACGCATGGCTATCAACGCTATTCAAAATTCATTGATGGTCGAGACATCTCAactgcaacagcagcaacatcatCAACAACAGCCGCAACCGCCAGCCTATCCTGGCAACATAATGGGGAGTGGCACTGGAGGGAATTTaactcagcaacaacaacagctacagcTCCAGCATCACCTGCAGATGTTGCAAAGGCAGCAGGCTGCAATTGGAGGCAATCAACAGTCAACTCAGGTACAACAAATGTTGGAGGTACTACGTGTCAACGCCAATCAAAGTTTCCAACGACCGCCACCTATGTATTCGGCGTCGCGTAACAGGGGCCCAATGAATACTGTTACGACACCTGGAGGCTCTGTTTTGCCAGCGCATCAGCAGTACCGAATtcgtcaacaacagcaacagcaacaacaacagaaagaGCGTCTTcttcagcaacaacaaaagcaacagcttTTGGTTCCTGAGAGTGCAACAGCGCGCACAGACCAGTTAT GTCTAAATCCGAACATCAACAACATTGGTTCGCTGTTAAATAACACAGTAGCGCCAAATGTCGCCTTGTCTCGTACCAACTTGCCGCCCGATTCGCAACTGAGTCCGAATTTTGCACAGAATTTacttcaacaacaacagttaAGTCCAGGGCAACGTAATGCACCATTTAGTCCACAAACGAATGCAG GTTATGCACCGCAATATTCACAAAGCGGACAACGTCTATCGCCCCATCATCAACAGCATATttcacagcagcaacaacaagtgaatgctcagcaacaacaacagatggCGTTTCAGGCTGCCCAAGCAGCAAACGCTAATGTCACTCCGCAGCTATCACCACGCCAACCGCCTTTTGGTGGAGGAGCAGGTGGTGTACAATCACCTACAGGCATGCCGTCATCACAACAATGGAATGCAAGTGGTAATGTTAGTACGCCAAGTGTACAACTAAGTGGAAATGTGACAACTCAACGCGGTCATTCATTACAACAACACAATCCTATGTTAAGCGCGCAGTTACAA CAGGGTGTTAGTCCTTATACAACACGTCCGTATCAAAATCAGCGGCGAAGTCTCAACTCTCCGAACGGAGGGGGTGTATCTGGCAATGCAGTTACAAGTAATATCGGAACTAATGTCGGTCTGCAGCGGCAAAATTCTTTTCAAGGTGGTGAATCTGGTGGTTTTAGTGGTGGTACCTCAAATTCCCCATCTCCACAGTCACCATATGGTGGGCCCAGCTCAAACGTAttccagcaacaacaaatgcaacgaATGCAACGGCAGAGTAGCGTTCCGCAAACTACCCAACATTTACCTG